The stretch of DNA GAAACGTTATCTACGTGCCAAAAGGTGATGATGAAGATCTAACACGCTCACCGGCTGAATTCGATCAAATTGAGGCTACGCTTCTGGAAGCTGGATGCATGCCATTGCCCATTCAGTGAGAACCGCGTGTGGAGGCGAGTCCCTACTCCAATACCAAATGTTCTCCCCTGTAGAAGGCCGAGCATGCGGATCATCGCCTGATCGCCGCTATTTTGGCCTTCTGGGTGACTGACGTCTCGGCCTCACTATGCATAATTAGGATTGCGCGACGCGTTGTGCGCAAGATTGGTAGCGTCGACAACATTCATGCTCAGTTCCATGACCGGCTGACGATTGCATTGGTTGAGGTATCGACATCGTGTTGGTTTGAAGGCATTTAGGGGTATGGGGAGCGTCATGATCAAGCCTTTGAGAAGAATAAATTCGGGTTTCCAACGATTGGAAAGCTCTGCGCGGGTCGGCTCATGACGAATGACCACATCTTCTTGACTATACTTTTTACTTCGATGGCTCGGCCGCGAACGATTTGCGAGCATGCTTCCCCTCACAACGACTTATCATACAGTTGGATTTTCGATGACACTGCGCTTCATTGACCTCTTCGCGGGGCTAGGTGGTTTTCACCAAGCACTTGAGCGTCTGGGCCATACTTGCGTGTTCGCTTCCGAACTCGATCCTTCGCTTGCTGCTCTCTACGAGAAGAATTTCGACGTCGTCCCTCACGGCGATATTCGCGACGCCTTCGCGAAGGTTCCGCCGCATGATATACTATGCGCGGGGTTTCCGTGCCAGCCATTCTCCAAGGCGGGCGACCAACTCGGATTTGATTGTCCTCAATGGGGTGATTTGTTCGACTACGTTTTGAGAATCCTCGATACCCACAAGCCCAACTACTTGCTTATTGAGAACGTGCCGAACCTCGTTCGCCACGACGAAGGAAAGACTTGGGAGAAGATCAAGACCCGGCTCGAATCCCTCGAGTACAAGGTCGATCTTGGCCGGCTTTCTCCTTTCATGTTTGGAGTCCCGCAGGTGCGCGAGCGTGCCATCATCATCGGTGCCCGCAACGGGCTGGACGATTTCACTTGGCCAACGCCTACGCATCGCCTCGACCAGGTTTCCATCAACAGTGTGCTCGACAAAAGCCCAAATGACGCGCGCCCGCTGGGGCCGCGTTTCATCCAGTATCTGGAAACTTGGCAAGAGTTGCTAGACGCGCTTCCGGTTGACGAGGCGCTGCCTTCCTTTCCCATCTGGGCGATGGAGTTCGGGGCAACCTATCCTTACCGCGATCAGACGCCGCACGC from Qipengyuania oceanensis encodes:
- a CDS encoding DNA cytosine methyltransferase produces the protein MTLRFIDLFAGLGGFHQALERLGHTCVFASELDPSLAALYEKNFDVVPHGDIRDAFAKVPPHDILCAGFPCQPFSKAGDQLGFDCPQWGDLFDYVLRILDTHKPNYLLIENVPNLVRHDEGKTWEKIKTRLESLEYKVDLGRLSPFMFGVPQVRERAIIIGARNGLDDFTWPTPTHRLDQVSINSVLDKSPNDARPLGPRFIQYLETWQELLDALPVDEALPSFPIWAMEFGATYPYRDQTPHAIGFGSIESFKGALGRSLKGLTAQEVEQTLPAYARNQTDSFPEWKQNFIRQNREFYKRHKGVIDAWLPKIADFAPRSC